AGGTGAAATCTAATAACTTGATATCATATTCTATACTTGTCTGTGATGCTTATATATTTCTTGAAGGTAAGTGATTTGTGTTGCCTTGTTTGGCAGGAATATGTGAATGGGAGTGTTTGAAAGTCCCATGTTACCTACCTCAATCATTGGGTTGTGGTTTATGTACTAGTTGGGAGAAATCTTTTAATATCAGTTGGTTTTAGGATTAAATCTAACACTCCTATACTTATGTATTTTGACTTTTATTGTCATTGGACTCTAGAAATTGTGATTCtatttagaatttatatatGTTCTTTTTTCGATGTTATTCTAATTAGTATATATACAGATGGTGGTATTAATTGGAGAGACTGGATCTGGTAAGAGTACACAGTTAGTTCAGTTTCTAGCTGATTCTGGCATTGGTGCTGATGAATCCATTGTATGCACCCAATCTCGCAAGATTGCTGCCAAATCAGTGGCTCAAAGGGTTCAGGAAGAAAGCAGCGGTTGTTATGAAGGGCAATCAATCACATGTTCTACGTTTTCATCCTTGAATGAGCTTGATTCCAGGATAATATTCACGACAGATCACTGTTTATTGCAGCACTACATGAGGAATGATAATTTGTCTGGGATCTCGTGCGTCATAGTTGATGAGGCTCACGAGAGGAGCTTAAATACAGATTTACTGATGACTTTGTTGAAGAATTTACTTTATAGGAGGGGTGAGATGCGGCTTATCATTATGTCTGCTACAGCTGATGCAAATCAGCTATCTGATTACTTTGATGGTTGTAGTATTTTTCGTGTGCAAGGGAGAAGTTTTCCAGTGGATATCAAATATGCTCCTCCTGACCATGCTGAGTATTCTGGTTCTTCTGTTGTTGCATTGGATGTTTTGGATGTTGTCAGAAAGGCAACAGAGGTTCACAGAACAGAGAAAGAGGGAACTATCCTTGCTTTTTTGACCTCTCAGATAGAAGTAGAATATGCCTGTgagaagtttaaaataataCCCTCTGCAGTTGCCCTGCCCTTACATGGAAAACTTTCATCTGATGAGCAATCTCGTGTTTTTCAGAACTACCCTGGAAAGCGAAAAGTGATATTTTCAACAAATCTTGCAGAGACATCACTGACAATTCCTGGTGTTAAATATGTGATTGATTCTGGTTTAGTTAAAGACTGCAGATATGATCCTGGCAGCGGGATGAATGTACTTAAGGTGTGCTGGATTAGTAAGAGCTCTGCTGATCAACGGGCTGGTCGTGCTGGGAGGACCGAACCTGGTGTGTGCTATAGGCTGTATTCAGAAACTGATTATCAATCAATGGACCTAAATCAAGAGCCAGAGATTCGGCGAGTTCATCTTGGTGTAGCAGTTTTGAGGATCCTGGCTCTGAGAGTGAAGAATATTCAGGATTTTGATTTTGTGGATGCTCCAAGTTCTAGCTCTATTGATATAGCAGTCAGGAATCTAATTCAGTTAGGAGCAATTGAGATGAAAAACGATGGTCTTGATCTAACGCCAGAGGGTTGGTTCCTTGCCAAATTGGGAATTGAACCCAGGCTTGGTAAACTTATTCTTGGCTGTTACAAACATCGTTTGGGTAGGGAAGGTCTTGTTCTGGCTGCTGTGATGGCCAATGCTCGTACGATATTTTGTAGATTTGGCAGTGAATTTGAAAAACGAAGATCCGATTGTCTTAAAGTGCAATTTTGCCATTGTGATGGAGACCTCTTTACTCTTCTCTCCGTGTACAAGGAATGGGATGCTTTGCCTTGGGGAGAAAGGAAAGGATGGTGTTTCAGAAACAGCATCAATGCTAAGTCCATGAGGAGGTGCCAAGACACAATTTTGGAGTATGAAAGTTGCCTTGAGCGTGAACATAAAATTGTTATTCCGAGTTATTGGCATTGGGACCCTTATACACCCTCTAGTTATGACAAGAACTTGAAGAGGGTTATACTGTCCTCACTTGCTGAGAATGTAGCCATGTACTCTGGCTGCAATCAACTTGGTTATGAAGTGGCGCAAACTGGGCAACATGTTCAACTGCATCCATCATGTTCATTGCTTGTTTTTGCTCAGAAACCAAATTGGGTGGTTTTTGGTGAGATTCTTTCCATCTCTAATCAATATTTGGTCTGCGTGAGCACATTTGACTTTCAATCATTATATGACCTTTGCCCAGCTCCCTTGTTTGATGTATCTAAAATGGTGGAGGGGAAGTTGCAAATGAAGACATTGTGTGGTCTTGGCCGTATTGTTCTCAAGAAATTTTGTGGAAAAGCCAACTGTAATTTGTTCGCTCTTGTTTCGCGTATAAGGAAAGCTTGTTCAGAGGAACGTATCTACATTGAAGTGAATGTTGACCAGAATGCAGTCCACTTATTTGCCACTTCAAATAATATGGATACAGCCCTTGCGTTGGTTAATGGCGCTCTAGAATTTGAGAGAAAGTTCTTACGTGCTGAATGTATTGATAAGTTTTTGTATCATGGGTCTGGTCCTTCACCTATCGCTTTGTTTGGGTCTGGTGCTGAGATAAAACATTTGGAACTTGAGAAACGTTCCTTGAGTGTTGAGGTATGTCATGCAAACATAAATGCAATTGATGACAAGGAGCTCTTAATGTTTTTAGAGAAGAATACCTCTGGTAGTATCTGTGCTGTTCACAAATCTGCAGGCAATATGAAGGATGAAGATAAGGAAAGGTGGGGCAGGATAACTTTTACATCCCCTGAATTTGTCAAAAGAGCCACTGAATTAGATGGACATGAGTTTTGTGGCTCCTCCTTGAAAATTTTCCCTTCGCAGTTGGGAGGGGATAAAACATTTTCGTACACTGATGTTAAAGCAAAAATTTGTTGGCCTCGTAGGATTAGCAGGGGATTTGCCGTAGTTAAATGTGATATAAAGGATGTCAATGATATATTGAGAGATTTCTACAACCTTGCAATAGGGGGAAGGTATGTTAGATGTGAAGTTGGCAAAAAGAGTATGGACAGTGTTGTTATAAATGGGCTTGGCAAAGACCTCTCGGAAGCTGAAATACTGGATGTGCTAAGAACTGCTACAAACAGAAGGATTTTGGATTTTTTCTTGGTGAGAGGGGATGCGGTTGAAAACCCACCATGCAGTGTTTTGGAAGAGGCACTCTTGAAGGCAATTTACCCCTCTTTGCCCAAAAGGAACCCGCACTTTAGTTCTTGCCGAGTTCAGGTGTTTGTACCTGGGCCTAGGGATGCCTTTATGACAGCTTTAATCAGTTTCGATGGAAGATTGCATTTAGAGGCAGCAAAAGCTTTGGAGCATATTGAAGGAAAGGTGTTACCTGGATGTCTATCATGGCAAAAGATAAAGTGCCAGCGGTCGTTTCAAAGCTCCTTGATATTTCCAGCACCAGTGTTTCGTGTGATTAGGGAACAACTGGGTGGAGTACTTGCAAGCTTCAAGAATTTAAGAGGTATAggccaatttttcttttttgtagaTGCTTGTAAGTTACAATTCATTTTCCTTACAGTTTAGCATTTGCAGCGTGTATAGTTAGTTTAAATCCCCTTCAAAAAATGGACTAAAGAATGAGTtactttaaattcaatatatattgtTGAATTTTCATTGTTGgttctcttctctttttaaaTGTTTCGCAGTAGTTCATCCATCTATGTatgtgttaaattttaaatgtatgtTCACTGACAATGGGTGCAATTAGTTTTTGATAAACCAAGGTGGAAGAAATAGAAATTTGgtagaaacaaataaaaataaacaaacactCATTGTTGTATGGATGAGAACAGGTGAGAGGTTTCTCCTCCTGGGGGTTCCCCCTTCACAAAGGATTTTTTCTTTCACACTATTAAAATCACTCGATAAATTCCTCTAGTCTGATTTCTCCCTTGACCGTCCCTTATTCTGTTCGAAacattgattgatttttttgtgAAGGGGGCCGTTGGTGTTTGTTGTAAGCTACATATTTATATTGTGAGATAACTTCAATTGAACAATGTCAAGTGTTTTCTTATTACAATATGACATCTGACAATCATTGGTTTTCTTGATTAAGGTCTTGAGATCGAGGAGGACAGGACATTTAATGGTTCCCACCGAGTCAAGATAACTGCGAACGCCACAAGGACAGTGGCAGATGTCAGAAGACCTCTGGAAGAACTATTGAGAGGGAAAACCATTGAGCATGACAGTCTCACTCCTGCAGTTCTCCAGCTCATGATGTCCAAGGATGGCTTTAATCTTAAAAACTCATTGGAGCAGGAGACAGGAACTTATATTCTTTTTGACAGGCACAACTTGAATTTACGTGTGTTTGGTTCCCCAAACAAGGTTGCTTTGGCTCATGACAAGGTGATTCAATCCCTCCTTTCTCTACATGAAGAAAAGCAGTTAGAAGTCCATCTGAGAGGGAGGGATTTACCTCCTGATTTAATGAAGCAAGTGATTAAGAACTTTGGACCGGATCTGCATGGACTGAAAGAAAGGGTGCCTGGAGTAGATCTTAAGCTCAACATAAGACGCCATGTAATCAGTCTTAATGGTAGGAAGGAGTTGAAAACCAGGGTAGAGGAAATAATTTTTGAGATTGCTCGTTCATGCCATCATTTGGTTGGGACGTTTGCTAATGATGGTCCTAATTGCCCGATTTGCTTGTGCGAGGTTGAGGATCCATTCCAGCTTGAAGGCTGTGGTCATTTGTTCTGCCGGTTGTGTCTGGTGGAACAATGTGAATCTGCTATTAAAAACCAAGGCACCTTCCCAATATGTTGTACTCACAAGGACTGTGGAGATGTTATCCTGCTTACAGATCTGAGATCTCTCTTATTTAGTGATAAATTGGAGGAACTTTTCAGGGCTTCTTTGGGAGCTTTCGTGACTACGAGTGGGGGAACTTACAGGTTTTGCCCTTCTCCAGACTGCCCCTCAATTTATCGAGTTGCAGATCCTGGGACTGCTGGCGAGCTATTTGTTTGTGGGGCGTGTTATTCAGAGACATGTACCAGGTGCCACTTAGAGTATCATCCTTACCTTTCATGCGAGAGATATAAAGAGTTCAAGGAAGATCCGGATTCATCTCTGATGGAGTGGCGCAGAGGCAAGGACGACGAAGTTAAGAGTTGCTTGGCGTGTGGGCATGTAATTGAGAAGGTGGATGGGTGCAACCATGTGGAGTGCAAGTGTGGAAAGCATGTGTGTTGGGTTTGCTTAGAGTTCTTCGGTGGTAGTGATGAATGTTATAGCCATTTGAGAAATGTGCACACGACTATAATATAATAGCTAATAGCCATTTTTCTGAGTTATGTAAATTTAGCGTAGCGGTATATAACACTGTATATGGAAGTATCAAAATGTACAGCTTTTTTAAActattgtatatatattatatatatcgCAGCAGTTCCGCTTCttgtatatataataagttGCATGGTGTTATCTTGGTTGTAACTTTTCTGCAATGCACGCGTAacatttgttttttcaaaacaGTTCAATGAGGCTGCAATTGTATTGAATCTATTAAATGACCGGAAAGAGAATTGATTACATCTCGAATAGCACGATATGATATAATTGATTGGTTACAAAGTTTTGTTTGTGTGAAGTAATTATAAAGCAAAAATTGTATATGCAAATCCCATTAGCAGCAGCAGAGGGTCTATTTACAGATAGTATCTCCAAGAAATGGCGGTGGTGACTCCAAATCCAAAGGAAAGAACCAAAGCCAAAAGCCATGCAACACTACCAGTTTCTTCACCGTGTCGATTTCCCTTGGATGACCCTTCATCTCCCTCTGGCTGTTGACGCAGCCAAAGGGATTGTTGCAGGTGCAGAAGTTGAAGATCAAGCAATCTCACCTGTTGGCGATATGCAAACAAGTGCATGGACTCCCCCAACAGAACAATTTCAAGACACTCCCTCTCTTTTTTCAGAACTACAGCCTTCTTTTCTGCCTCCCTGGCCCTTGTCTGAGATGCTTGCAGCGCCTTCAGAAGCTCCATTTTATTATTCCTTTCATCATCGTCATTTTCCATCCTGTAAGCACCACAGTCTTTCctatcttcctcttctcctttgCCTGCAATGTCATACACCCTATTCATGGACAATATCACACTCTTATCTGGAATACCCATGAAAAACTTGGAAGGTGGAGGAAGATCACAGTTCTGCATGAGGTCAAACCCCGAAGGCGAAGGCTTGAGAGAAACTGTGAAACCCataatttccttttttcttctttgagtTTGGCTATCCTTCTTCTGTTGTCCCCCCATGAAAAATCCAATCTTTTTGTGATTATGAAGGTGGAGAATATCAAGTAAGCAGTTTGAGGCGTGGAAGGAAAAGGTAGTTTGGTATGTGAAGTTGGTGGTGGTGTAGGAGCATTGAATTCAAGCTTGATAAAAAAAGACAGTAATTTGGAGATTAAGAATTTGATTGCTCTCTAAGTTTGCTTCTGATTTGAGGTTCGAAAAATTCCTTGCTTGCGTGTTTcatccaaattaaattaaattacaacttGCCACACTCAcaagaaaaaatttattctcatcacacttttttctttctatcattCAACCCTCCCTTCTTTTAATACACAATACCGACCACACTTTGTGGCCAGATGggctaataaattattatagatttaaaatataaaacaaaatatgacaTTTCCCTTTTGTTAGACACGGAAATTGTCTTGATTCTCCGATTGCTGGTGTATAATTTTTCTGACCCAAATCTTGAAGAAATGATTGAGAACAGGTCTATTAGCAAGACTTCCTCTAATCCAAACCTAAGAAATGTTCAGCTTTTCTTCTCTGACTAAaccaattatttaaaatttattttcaaatggtgatttaatattaagaatttaagataaattttggaaaaattcCACGAAAATCccagagagaaggagaagagacAGTAAAAAAAATGCAGTCCAGAGATTTAACTATGCATACCTCGTACTACGTAGAAGCTGCTCCATACAACAACACATACTAATTTAGAAGGCTGAACTTGTATTGCTATTTcggtttttctttcatttgggcACTTTAATCATCATCATTagtaaaagttgttttttacatgaacttttaataaatattatttattaagtgggatactaatttatattaaacGAACACTACTAagtaaccaaaaaataaaaaaagagaggaaataTTCTGTacaaattaaaatcttaaattgttttagattttatttcatattttacacatttttgtttcaaattcaagaaaaaaaattataatttgtttacatttttatttcagCTTTAAATAACAGTTGACATGATGaactattttttaactttacaaTTGTCCTTCATTTTAATTGGAAAAAtcttattaacattttttaatttacattagaGATAACAAATGACAATTAATATAATCAAAGAGTTCCACTACATACTAAAttgtgttcaattttttttatattaatattcttATACAGTAGTATCagttgttttaatttgattatgtttatAATGCATTTATATTATACTTTTGGGTAAGtaaattaatgattatttatatgTCCTGGCACTCAATTTATTTGGATAAACAAACTTATTAACACTTGAACCAAAGCAACCCACAAAAACAGTTTGTGGGCCAATTTCTTTACAATTTCGGGTTTGTTTTTTGTTCCTGCACCCCTTTTTTCTTACTGCAGCACATAAGTATCATGAAATCACAGTTTTACCCTGCTTCTTCTCTGACACCGGCCTGCAGTAGAGGGTGAAACTGAACATGCTcgtgttgggaatccaagtgtgaatCTAAGTCTCactggatagaaatgagaaagtagaacactatataaagatgaaagactcattaacacattgccttaaggttttggataaagAGTTGTGTCAATATCTTATGTGGTTGGGCTCAAGTCTTATTTGTATTTGTGTCTTTCCGGTGAACTTCTTCCTCCATAAACCCAACATCGGAGCAGCGTAATCACAAAATAgtattattgtaaaaatttgtataattCATAAAAACACTTTCAACCATTTTACctttaattttaagtataactatattttccaaaataagaATTTGACTAAACACTAATTTAATGTGtcttggatttgaaaaaaaaaacaccataGAATCCATTGTATACGGACATTATTTTCATTGTATTCAACATATATTATACAGATCCTTTGAATTATTAGTAACTTTAAGTGTTAAAAATTCTTATacaagtattttctttttctttttctgaactcagcttttttactataaaaaaatagtagttCTACTTGTGAGAGTCTCATAATCTACCTTTGGGACATTTGAGCCAAATCCGATAAGAATAGTTTCTAACATCTTACTAATTTCTTTATGCCAACATGAGTAAGAAATTCGCTATCGGTTCCCTTCTGTCACCAGAACAGAGTCAGAATAGTCAAGTTTCTAACGTAATTTGAATGCTCAGAGCTTTTCCCATGAGAAAATCCCGATCAGTACTCATAAACACCGCATGAAGTTTGAACATAGAGATATAATCACACGGACAACAAATTACCTTTCTATAACGTCCAACCACATAAGATAACACGGAAACGACCCGACAAAAGTCCATTGACTTGGATCCAAGCAAATCAAAACTAGTCACAGAGAAAATTAAGGAGTGTGAAAATTGTCCCATCAAACTCATCAAAGCTTGGCCACATTTGACATGTTTATACATAAACTCTGAGGAGGACTTCAATTTTTCCATGCTTGCGTcttttttgttctaaatttgtTCATGACGAGTTTCCATTCTAGAAAACTATGTTTTCCCTTTCATGGCTCAATCGATGTTGCTACCATGAATAGGAGAATCAGAACCAGTTACAGTCCAATACCTTCTCCTCTTCCCTCAGTAGTTCCACGTTCATTTCCGTGGTTTCAACCACCCCTCCTTGATGGAGAACACGACCACCTAAACCTTGCATCCATCATTATAATCGGCCTAGGTAGCATAGCTTGTGTAATTATGTTTTTCCTCACCTTGTCCAAAATCCTAAAGATCTATTATTTAAATAGATACAACGTTAGCAGAAGAAACCCTCCAATATTATTTGACGTTCGAGGAGATTCTCCCTTTTCCGATGACGAGGAACATGAACATGTTATCAGGCAGCACTCCATACGGTTCAGCCCCACAGAGGGTCTCCAGCAATCAACCATAGACTCCATCACAGTATACAGATACAGAAATAACGAAGTTTTGGTTAAAGAAACTGAGTGTCTTGTTTGCCTCGGTGAGTTTCAACAAGAAGAGAGTCTGAGACTGTTGCCAAAGTGTAGCCATGCTTTCCACGTCCCTTGCATTGATACTTGGTTGAGGACACATAAAACCTGTCCCTTGTGCCGCACCCCTATTGTTCATGATGCTGTCAGTGTTGATGGTGAAACTGAGTCTGATTCAAGCGTTTCTGATATGATCCAGGACATGGAAGAATGCAATGGTAGTGGTGTTATGAGGGTTGGTGATGAAGATTCTAGTGGTGATGGAATTGAAATTTTGTCTGAATTTGGTAGTGGTGATTCTTCGGTTCCAATTAGTCGTGCTTCTGATGCTGCTACACAAGAatttgatgatgaaaatgaaccCAAAATGAAGAGGTCTTTCTCGGTGGATTCATATGTTTTGTTTCTCCAATATACAAAGCTTAGACAGACCAAAATTGGTGATTGAAAAGAAAGTTCAACTGAATACAAGTGGCTTCAATCGAACATGAATTCCCACAACACAAAATTCAATGTTTCTGACGTAGCAGGAGTTCTGCTAGATTAACCTGTCGAAGTCAAGTCAAAAAATAGAAAGGTGTTCTGTGATACTTTATTGAAGCTTTTAGATTTCAAGGTAAAGTTCAATTCTATAGTAGTTTTCCCAGATTTCATTTACAAAATGCATGTTGCAATTATTACAGACATTTATATATCAGTAGCAATTGTTTTACACTATTTTCCTCACAATTTTTTACTGTTATATGATTAATgaggtaaaagaaaaaggaaagatgTGACATAATTTGTGTACAAATTAAGAACAATATGCAGTGTAATTTAAGTTGACCATAAagtcaaattatataatttttgtacaaATTAAGAAGAATGCAGTGTAATTTAAGTTGACAATAAAGTCAAACTATATAATTTCTCCCTGTTACCCCTGACCCTAACTATACGTTCGTGTTAGTCTATTTTCTCtaatcttttgttttttctataaaacaaaaactcttttttgactttttctcttcattatATTATATCTTCAGGGATGTTAATATTAGGGAAAGTAGTATTTAACTCCTTAAACTTTccttcttttaaatataaagattttaaactttattttatttctaattattctcaattttttttgtcttatcaATAATCAggtttttttaactttaattttgttccaattcattttcaaactttattccTTTTGTAATAGGAACGTAGaggtttaattttattattaagatttatttatttttcataaatattctTTTCTACCAGCTTTCAATTAAATACTTTTCATTAAAGATCaataatttaatacaattttcttttattttgtttaatttttttacctattaacatatgataaaataatattctagaaataaaataaacaattgtaaaaactaattaaagacgcgatttatttatacttttcctcaaaatgtttatttgttttgacaTTATTTCTTGAAAATGCTTTTACATGCAATgagttcaataaaaaaaacatgattctAAAGTGAACTTAtatagaattattattattattagtggtattaaatttttagaaataattagaATAAGATTGAAGTTTTTGGTAAGCGTTTGTAGGTAAGATAGAGCTTGTGAAAATTTAAAGACaagttaaagttttaaatacctactgattaaaagtaaaatttatgaaactaaatctgaatatgtaaaaatttgacgaattaaattatttattttataatcttatcctaaaataaaaaaattaaaataaaggtatttattattgatttaaattaaaatttctggTTAACGTCACACTCTAAATCGAAGGTCAATGCGTCTCAAATTCGTAAAATTACACCAAATAAAATAGGAGAAGAATAAAACTCCTTCCAATAACTAGCCTCGGTTTTCcaataattatttgtttcacCTCATTTTCTGTAATGTAActatcattttttaatatttattgttatactgctttaaaaatgtaaataatttttctaattttttttttttgcaaagtTTCGAATTTATATTCTTCCCTACAACTTCTATACAGGCAATTGAAACAGATCAAATCTCTATTAAACAGcctagaaatttaatttttaaaattttcaatttttaatttacaatcCGGCTtaatggagaaaagaaaagaaataaaaaatggatagaaatgtatttaaaagatatatatacttAGAGTATTTAAtagaaatgtattttttaattttacttaatttatttcttttatatctaCTGAACATTCAAACAGAAAAACAAActatggaaaaataaaatagatggGGCAGTAAATTAATAATGACAGTAACCTATAAATAATAGAcacataacaaaataaattgaacagaaaatgatataataaaaagaaacacaCGTTGGTTGTCCTCTAACTTTACCCCAAATACAAAACTTTGATTTGATGAGAATCTAATTGCTGACAACACAACccaaaaagaataattttttatgtgtttcGCTATAATACTAAACAACAACTGTATTGAAATCTGTGTGCAAAGTTGAAGCCGTTATCATTGCCCTCAAAGGAGCAAGAGATTCCTTGTaccattttatttcatttcgCGCATTAGCGTAACTATTCCAAGAGGGAAAGAAATTAGTTGCAGCTAGCTAACAGTTCCATCACTCTGCCATGGAAAAATGAAGAATTGTAGATAATAAAGCAAAGCAAAGGAACAAACATGTCCTTTTCTTCACTTGTACCTTTTACTTTGCCTTTCCAATTCAGTCCCCTCTTTTTCTTCTGCAAGTCCAATTCATGATTATCAAAACCAGATCCTAATTAAtcacttaattatttaattacaattgaTATTGGAGAACCCCACAAGTAAAGTTTCCTTTTTTAGTTTACAAACTGTGTGTGAAGAGAACGCTTCTCCCCTTACATTTCTCACTCTTCAAGtttgttcttttctttcatcCTTAATTCATTGGCTGTGTTTTCAAATAACTGGgacattctttttcattttttattttttatttcaattttcttctgTTAACTGAGTTGAGAGAAGCAATCCCAAAACCCAATCACCTTCTTATGTTTGTTCCCAAAGTTGAATTTGGTATTAACTGAGTGATAAGGAAGGGATTTCACAGATTCATTCACCCACCAAGTAGGACTTTAAGGTGCGTTAGCTTAGAGTTTTCTCTTGTACATAATTGGAGCTGAGCTTTTTCCCTCGATGGATTCTGCATTTTTGCTTTCTGGATGCCTTTGAAGCCCACATTCTTGATGGGACTTGTTTTCACCAAATGGGCATGCGCATTCTTACTCTGCTGTTGTCTCATCACTTCTGGGGTATATTCAGGTAAGTTTGCTCGGTTAGCTTCAAAGTTTCATGCCTTATCCGTAATCTATTCTTCGAAGATAACGTGTTTAGTGCATTGTCTCACTTGGCTCGTGTTGTGTTGAATGGTCTTGCCTAGTGGAGGGTTTACATGGGAGTTCTAAAGTGAGAGGAGTGAACTTAGGAGGGTGGCTTGTCATCGAAGGTTGGATCAAGCCTTCACTATTTGATGGCATTGCCAATGGAGACA
This sequence is a window from Vigna angularis cultivar LongXiaoDou No.4 chromosome 2, ASM1680809v1, whole genome shotgun sequence. Protein-coding genes within it:
- the LOC108329034 gene encoding uncharacterized protein LOC108329034, encoding MGGQQKKDSQTQRRKKEIMGFTVSLKPSPSGFDLMQNCDLPPPSKFFMGIPDKSVILSMNRVYDIAGKGEEEDRKDCGAYRMENDDDERNNKMELLKALQASQTRAREAEKKAVVLKKERECLEIVLLGESMHLFAYRQQVRLLDLQLLHLQQSLWLRQQPEGDEGSSKGNRHGEETGSVAWLLALVLSFGFGVTTAISWRYYL
- the LOC108327663 gene encoding E3 ubiquitin-protein ligase RING1, which encodes MTSFHSRKLCFPFHGSIDVATMNRRIRTSYSPIPSPLPSVVPRSFPWFQPPLLDGEHDHLNLASIIIIGLGSIACVIMFFLTLSKILKIYYLNRYNVSRRNPPILFDVRGDSPFSDDEEHEHVIRQHSIRFSPTEGLQQSTIDSITVYRYRNNEVLVKETECLVCLGEFQQEESLRLLPKCSHAFHVPCIDTWLRTHKTCPLCRTPIVHDAVSVDGETESDSSVSDMIQDMEECNGSGVMRVGDEDSSGDGIEILSEFGSGDSSVPISRASDAATQEFDDENEPKMKRSFSVDSYVLFLQYTKLRQTKIGD
- the LOC108329033 gene encoding ATP-dependent RNA helicase DEAH12, chloroplastic; the encoded protein is MKKSFYPNSSPMSHGTRPRFDFHPQWRPHSHPHAHAARVHRPPEPNLKVKPYFKVVLRLGLHPSSREDIEALIKDCEHKEQSFTFYPEDEVAAVLSYKNWEEACVAAAWFWETLLSEKHDYTPELDSNASVTDSLDGRLRVLFRRHVMKVMEGKEVKRWVEESKRLSKEIERVSRLLRNKHLHMSWYNRYIDQRKGLVVEKDQVERRLMEFDSAMDCILKYLAEGADMEGANVEGSRSVNVLEFDGCCDWKRIHCLIRRECRRLEDGLPIYAYRKDILRQIHEQKMVVLIGETGSGKSTQLVQFLADSGIGADESIVCTQSRKIAAKSVAQRVQEESSGCYEGQSITCSTFSSLNELDSRIIFTTDHCLLQHYMRNDNLSGISCVIVDEAHERSLNTDLLMTLLKNLLYRRGEMRLIIMSATADANQLSDYFDGCSIFRVQGRSFPVDIKYAPPDHAEYSGSSVVALDVLDVVRKATEVHRTEKEGTILAFLTSQIEVEYACEKFKIIPSAVALPLHGKLSSDEQSRVFQNYPGKRKVIFSTNLAETSLTIPGVKYVIDSGLVKDCRYDPGSGMNVLKVCWISKSSADQRAGRAGRTEPGVCYRLYSETDYQSMDLNQEPEIRRVHLGVAVLRILALRVKNIQDFDFVDAPSSSSIDIAVRNLIQLGAIEMKNDGLDLTPEGWFLAKLGIEPRLGKLILGCYKHRLGREGLVLAAVMANARTIFCRFGSEFEKRRSDCLKVQFCHCDGDLFTLLSVYKEWDALPWGERKGWCFRNSINAKSMRRCQDTILEYESCLEREHKIVIPSYWHWDPYTPSSYDKNLKRVILSSLAENVAMYSGCNQLGYEVAQTGQHVQLHPSCSLLVFAQKPNWVVFGEILSISNQYLVCVSTFDFQSLYDLCPAPLFDVSKMVEGKLQMKTLCGLGRIVLKKFCGKANCNLFALVSRIRKACSEERIYIEVNVDQNAVHLFATSNNMDTALALVNGALEFERKFLRAECIDKFLYHGSGPSPIALFGSGAEIKHLELEKRSLSVEVCHANINAIDDKELLMFLEKNTSGSICAVHKSAGNMKDEDKERWGRITFTSPEFVKRATELDGHEFCGSSLKIFPSQLGGDKTFSYTDVKAKICWPRRISRGFAVVKCDIKDVNDILRDFYNLAIGGRYVRCEVGKKSMDSVVINGLGKDLSEAEILDVLRTATNRRILDFFLVRGDAVENPPCSVLEEALLKAIYPSLPKRNPHFSSCRVQVFVPGPRDAFMTALISFDGRLHLEAAKALEHIEGKVLPGCLSWQKIKCQRSFQSSLIFPAPVFRVIREQLGGVLASFKNLRGLEIEEDRTFNGSHRVKITANATRTVADVRRPLEELLRGKTIEHDSLTPAVLQLMMSKDGFNLKNSLEQETGTYILFDRHNLNLRVFGSPNKVALAHDKVIQSLLSLHEEKQLEVHLRGRDLPPDLMKQVIKNFGPDLHGLKERVPGVDLKLNIRRHVISLNGRKELKTRVEEIIFEIARSCHHLVGTFANDGPNCPICLCEVEDPFQLEGCGHLFCRLCLVEQCESAIKNQGTFPICCTHKDCGDVILLTDLRSLLFSDKLEELFRASLGAFVTTSGGTYRFCPSPDCPSIYRVADPGTAGELFVCGACYSETCTRCHLEYHPYLSCERYKEFKEDPDSSLMEWRRGKDDEVKSCLACGHVIEKVDGCNHVECKCGKHVCWVCLEFFGGSDECYSHLRNVHTTII